A stretch of the Agelaius phoeniceus isolate bAgePho1 chromosome 1, bAgePho1.hap1, whole genome shotgun sequence genome encodes the following:
- the LOC129128980 gene encoding transmembrane protein 14C-like yields MAVDWLGFGYAALVASGGIIGYAKAGSVPSLAAGLFFGSLAGLGAYQVSQNPNNIWVSLITSGALTAVMGTRFYHSRKFMPAGLIAGVSLLMVGRLALKMLEKPQEK; encoded by the exons ATGGCAGTGGACTGGCTCGGCTTTGGCTACGCCGCCCTGGTGGCATCAGGGGGGATCATTGGCTATGCAAAAGCAG GTAGTGTTCCATCACTAGCTGCTGGCCTTTTCTTTGGGAGTTTGGCTGGACTGGGTGCTTATCAGGTCTCACAGAATCCAAATAACATTTGGGTTTCTTTGA TTACTTCTGGAGCACTGACTGCTGTCATGGGAACAAGATTTTACCACTCCAGAAAATTCATGCCTGCAGGGCTAATTGCTGGTGTCAG TTTGCTAATGGTTGGAAGATTAGCACTGAAGATGTTGGAAAAGCCCCAGGAAAAGTAA